From one Caldithrix abyssi DSM 13497 genomic stretch:
- a CDS encoding HAMP domain-containing sensor histidine kinase, with translation MKLKYKILFSYLFLILLFSVALLGLLFEIKQISASIKDHARHDIKSIIYLSQQLQELETLNANYILIFIPSNTSQKIINLERARQKFSASWEKVKSNLKQSSSAKDFNRWPKKILKAVLHVNLLQTDSVSYRLIRQTDNKWLELDRNIKKSVEFIRKRDFKNARYLRETYVLSALKALRQDLIQLNRQIGNQSIQRTLTMARIVENIQSSILFIELGLLFVSLLTAFFIARKITRPIEALKDGIQRMAIQDFSLSIPNKPNDEIGELSSAFEELSLHLKEADRFKSAILSQFTHEMKSPLGSIKQATLLLENSLKDQMNPTQKRFLEIIKGNYQTLQSLITTILQSASYDLGNIQLKYQRINVVKVVTELLINLSPVIKEKDLKVNINFSSKTIEAELDVEKFKEVVQNLLSNAVKFSDRGKAIEVKLSERFALIRLSVKDQGIGIPEKEIPYIFEKMYRASNSEKISVKGTGLGLYIASQIVRAHGGQIKVKSVLGRGSVFTVILPKNRRIAEEGGWLNG, from the coding sequence TTGAAATTAAAATACAAAATACTGTTCAGCTATCTGTTTCTTATCCTCTTATTCTCTGTGGCCCTGCTGGGCCTGCTTTTCGAAATCAAGCAGATATCCGCATCCATTAAAGATCACGCCCGGCATGATATTAAAAGCATCATTTATCTCTCGCAACAATTGCAGGAGCTGGAAACTTTAAACGCCAATTACATTTTAATTTTTATACCTTCCAATACCTCGCAAAAAATCATTAATCTGGAAAGAGCCAGGCAAAAGTTTTCTGCCTCGTGGGAAAAAGTAAAATCCAACTTAAAACAATCCTCATCCGCAAAAGATTTTAACCGCTGGCCTAAAAAAATTCTGAAAGCTGTTTTACACGTTAACCTTTTACAAACCGATTCAGTTTCCTACCGGTTAATACGTCAGACAGATAACAAATGGCTGGAATTAGATCGTAATATTAAAAAATCCGTTGAATTCATCCGTAAGAGAGATTTTAAAAACGCCCGGTATTTGCGCGAAACCTATGTTTTAAGCGCCTTAAAAGCTCTGCGGCAGGATTTGATCCAATTGAATAGGCAAATTGGCAACCAGAGTATCCAGCGTACGTTAACCATGGCCAGAATTGTGGAAAACATTCAATCTTCCATTCTGTTCATTGAACTGGGCCTGTTATTCGTTTCGTTACTAACGGCTTTTTTCATTGCCAGAAAGATCACCCGGCCCATTGAAGCCCTGAAGGACGGCATTCAGCGGATGGCCATTCAGGACTTTTCCCTGTCCATTCCCAATAAACCGAATGATGAAATCGGCGAGTTGAGTTCTGCCTTTGAAGAGCTTAGTTTACACTTAAAAGAGGCCGATCGGTTTAAGTCGGCCATTCTGTCGCAATTTACGCATGAAATGAAAAGTCCTCTCGGCTCGATTAAACAGGCTACGCTGCTGCTGGAAAATTCTTTAAAAGATCAAATGAACCCCACGCAAAAGCGTTTTCTGGAAATTATTAAAGGCAATTACCAGACCCTGCAAAGTTTAATTACCACTATTTTGCAAAGCGCCTCGTACGATCTGGGGAATATTCAGCTAAAATATCAGCGCATTAATGTGGTTAAAGTGGTTACGGAACTGTTGATCAATCTTTCACCCGTGATTAAGGAAAAGGATTTAAAGGTAAACATCAACTTTTCCTCAAAAACTATTGAGGCGGAGCTGGATGTGGAAAAATTTAAAGAAGTGGTTCAAAATCTTTTAAGTAATGCTGTAAAATTTTCCGATCGAGGCAAAGCCATTGAAGTGAAGCTCAGTGAACGGTTTGCGCTGATTCGTCTTTCGGTTAAAGATCAGGGAATTGGTATTCCGGAAAAGGAAATTCCTTACATCTTTGAAAAGATGTACCGCGCTTCCAATTCCGAAAAAATTAGCGTTAAGGGAACCGGTCTTGGTTTGTACATTGCATCGCAAATAGTCCGCGCCCACGGAGGCCAGATCAAGGTTAAAAGCGTTTTGGGGCGGGGAAGTGTTTTCACGGTAATTTTGCCTAAAAATCGTAGAATCGCCGAAGAAGGAGGATGGTTAAATGGTTGA
- the accB gene encoding acetyl-CoA carboxylase biotin carboxyl carrier protein, whose amino-acid sequence MDLKELKQLIKIVETSDISEIEIEEEGKKLRITKRFPSKNGETVVIPTMATHQSMPMMPAQQALPAVQEQPAAPAAAPSAEAQAEPERGKNIVEVRSPMVGTFYRAPSPDADPYVEVGQTVAVGQTLCIIEAMKLMNEIESEVNGKIVEILVENAQPVEFNQVLFLIEKA is encoded by the coding sequence ATGGATTTAAAAGAGTTAAAACAATTAATTAAAATCGTTGAAACTTCGGATATTAGTGAAATTGAAATAGAAGAAGAGGGGAAAAAATTACGCATCACCAAACGTTTCCCTTCTAAAAATGGCGAAACGGTTGTCATCCCAACCATGGCAACTCATCAGTCGATGCCCATGATGCCCGCTCAGCAAGCTCTGCCAGCGGTTCAGGAACAACCCGCCGCCCCGGCGGCAGCTCCGTCTGCCGAAGCCCAGGCCGAACCGGAAAGAGGAAAAAATATCGTTGAGGTGCGCTCGCCCATGGTTGGCACCTTTTATCGCGCGCCATCGCCGGATGCCGATCCTTACGTGGAAGTGGGGCAGACCGTGGCCGTAGGGCAGACCCTGTGCATCATAGAAGCCATGAAATTGATGAATGAAATCGAATCGGAAGTCAACGGTAAAATCGTTGAAATTCTGGTGGAAAACGCGCAGCCGGTTGAGTTTAATCAGGTGCTGTTTCTGATCGAAAAGGCGTAA
- a CDS encoding EutN/CcmL family microcompartment protein, which translates to MFLGKVVGSVWSTKKTDNLKNLRFLIVNPINLKSEPLTDVVIVADVLGAGVGETVICAYGHAARRAICPENPSDLSIEAAVVGIVDRMDVDPSFYEQ; encoded by the coding sequence TTGTTTTTAGGTAAAGTTGTTGGTTCGGTGTGGTCAACAAAGAAAACGGATAATCTGAAAAATTTACGTTTTTTAATTGTGAACCCCATTAATTTAAAGAGTGAACCGCTTACAGATGTAGTTATCGTGGCCGATGTGCTGGGCGCCGGCGTGGGAGAAACCGTTATCTGCGCTTACGGGCACGCAGCGCGCAGGGCAATCTGCCCCGAAAATCCTTCCGATTTGAGCATTGAAGCGGCCGTGGTGGGGATCGTCGATCGGATGGATGTGGATCCATCCTTCTATGAACAATAA
- a CDS encoding ACT domain-containing protein, which translates to MNNKQDRETNMELNEKDIKKIAEEAIKQLGQTATPQAVEKVVTATIDRLQKSKSEAPVEEWRSVKSARRKTTGERIIITAFGKNRVGILAKMTEVLAKNNCDILDLTQKLMQEFFTIMLLVDISSASAAFDAIKHDLLEAGEALDLKVIVQHEEIFNAMHRI; encoded by the coding sequence ATGAACAATAAACAAGACAGGGAAACGAATATGGAATTAAATGAGAAAGACATTAAAAAAATTGCCGAAGAAGCCATAAAGCAGTTGGGGCAAACGGCCACTCCACAGGCCGTTGAAAAGGTGGTTACGGCTACCATCGACCGTTTGCAAAAAAGTAAAAGCGAAGCGCCGGTGGAGGAGTGGAGGTCGGTAAAATCTGCGCGCAGAAAAACGACCGGCGAACGCATTATTATTACCGCCTTTGGTAAAAACAGAGTCGGCATTCTGGCCAAAATGACAGAGGTGCTTGCTAAAAATAATTGCGATATTCTGGACCTGACACAAAAATTGATGCAAGAATTTTTTACCATCATGTTGCTGGTGGATATTTCCAGCGCCAGCGCCGCATTCGACGCCATTAAACATGATTTGCTTGAAGCGGGTGAGGCTTTAGATCTGAAAGTTATTGTTCAACACGAAGAAATTTTTAACGCCATGCACAGGATTTAA
- a CDS encoding VanZ family protein, which produces MEENRTLHNLKILSIVTILFIVYNTLIPFKPYLEPWKIIRNLHRVELIPFIARGKLNPLTDLVGNVILFMPFGFFIALYFIHLNRKVRLGRVVLLGFLLSLCIEVLQIGFRYRTPSVTDLITNTLGTFIGVVLARIYFKELEERLKKILHHILENEPITLILILIILIQFFASMLPFNVTITVSDLKKAIAYTNIEPFGFKPLGLMLGAHVKHLERFGFSIIDFVGNILFYAVFGYLVLYSYYQYWRGTRYGRLLILGLLIVYFPALEVTQFFIKSRFSDVNDIISGYLGAWSGALLFLLVKKERWFTNGKELQFHHFIAPFLIYLIYVFYKGFSPFNFSSQPDVLALNLKVRYLVPFYAYYKVTSLWNIYDLLESFFWLMPLGFAIAYHARSHGAEHQMFLRAIFAGLAISSIIEISQLFLPTRTGDITDVIFMTIGSYMGAYLFRYYWETYVARTQPSEFVKSLKA; this is translated from the coding sequence ATGGAAGAAAACAGAACCCTGCACAATTTGAAAATTCTGAGCATTGTAACCATTCTTTTCATCGTTTACAATACTTTAATCCCTTTTAAACCCTATTTAGAGCCGTGGAAGATCATCCGCAATCTACACCGCGTTGAGCTCATTCCCTTCATTGCCAGAGGTAAATTGAATCCGCTTACCGACCTGGTGGGCAATGTCATTTTGTTTATGCCCTTTGGTTTTTTTATTGCGCTGTATTTCATTCATTTGAATCGAAAGGTGCGTTTGGGGCGCGTGGTGCTGTTGGGCTTTTTGCTCAGTCTGTGCATCGAAGTTCTGCAAATCGGCTTTCGCTACCGCACGCCTTCTGTAACCGATCTGATCACCAACACGCTGGGAACCTTTATTGGCGTTGTTCTGGCCAGAATTTATTTCAAAGAATTGGAAGAGCGTCTTAAAAAAATATTGCATCATATTCTGGAAAATGAGCCCATTACGCTTATTCTGATTCTAATTATTCTGATTCAGTTTTTTGCCTCCATGTTGCCGTTTAATGTGACCATTACCGTTTCGGACCTTAAAAAAGCCATTGCCTACACCAATATTGAACCTTTCGGTTTTAAGCCATTGGGACTTATGCTGGGCGCACATGTTAAACATCTGGAACGTTTTGGCTTTTCTATAATTGATTTTGTGGGCAATATATTGTTTTATGCCGTCTTTGGATACCTTGTGTTATATTCCTACTATCAGTACTGGCGTGGCACGCGATATGGCCGCTTATTAATTCTGGGATTATTAATCGTCTATTTCCCGGCTCTGGAAGTAACTCAGTTTTTCATCAAGTCGCGCTTTAGCGATGTCAACGATATCATTAGCGGTTATCTGGGGGCCTGGAGCGGCGCGTTGCTTTTTTTACTGGTTAAAAAAGAACGCTGGTTCACCAACGGTAAAGAGCTCCAATTCCATCACTTTATTGCGCCCTTTTTAATTTATTTGATTTACGTTTTTTACAAAGGATTTAGCCCCTTTAATTTTAGTTCACAGCCAGACGTCCTGGCCTTGAATTTAAAGGTTCGTTATCTGGTGCCGTTCTACGCTTATTACAAAGTGACTTCGCTCTGGAATATCTACGATTTGCTGGAATCGTTTTTCTGGCTGATGCCTCTGGGTTTTGCCATTGCCTATCATGCCAGATCACATGGCGCAGAACATCAAATGTTTTTAAGAGCAATTTTTGCTGGCCTGGCCATCTCCTCCATTATTGAGATCAGTCAGTTGTTCCTGCCCACGCGCACGGGCGATATTACGGATGTGATTTTCATGACCATTGGCAGTTATATGGGAGCTTATCTTTTTAGATACTACTGGGAGACCTATGTGGCGCGCACCCAACCGTCGGAATTTGTAAAGTCTCTTAAGGCTTAA
- a CDS encoding nitrilase-related carbon-nitrogen hydrolase gives MAETLKLTIAQQNCVLGELEKNLEKHYQAIEEAIEHKSKLIVFPELSLTGYFLRDAVVEVALHIDDAKLNHLRDLSQHIAIDVGLVELSDKYEFFNTQVIFYQGEVIARHRKVYLPTYSLFEEKRYFSSGTRIRAFDTPIGKLGLLICEDMWHPTSGLILAHDGASIIIVSAAGVARGVSEDDKPQNVRVWETLNRSMAVFTTSFIVFANRVGVEDGVPFWGGSEIIHPSGKSLIQAPYFKEFNLHCKIDLLELKHARVNTQLLKEENFDLLLYEFKRIAEQNRQY, from the coding sequence ATGGCCGAAACGCTCAAATTGACCATTGCTCAGCAAAACTGCGTGCTGGGTGAGCTGGAAAAAAATCTTGAAAAACATTATCAGGCAATTGAAGAAGCGATTGAGCATAAAAGTAAATTAATCGTCTTTCCGGAACTTTCATTAACCGGCTATTTTTTACGCGATGCGGTGGTGGAAGTCGCCTTACACATTGATGACGCCAAATTGAATCATTTACGCGACTTAAGTCAGCACATTGCCATTGATGTGGGCCTGGTTGAACTCAGCGATAAATACGAATTCTTCAACACGCAAGTCATCTTTTACCAGGGTGAAGTGATCGCCAGGCATCGCAAAGTCTATTTACCCACTTACAGTCTGTTCGAAGAAAAGCGCTATTTTAGTTCGGGAACCAGAATTCGTGCCTTTGACACGCCCATCGGCAAATTAGGTTTGCTGATTTGCGAAGATATGTGGCATCCCACCTCCGGCCTGATTTTAGCCCACGACGGCGCATCCATCATCATTGTTTCGGCGGCAGGCGTGGCGCGCGGCGTCAGCGAAGACGACAAACCGCAAAATGTGCGCGTATGGGAAACGCTAAATCGCTCCATGGCGGTGTTTACCACCTCGTTTATCGTTTTCGCCAATCGGGTGGGCGTGGAAGACGGCGTGCCTTTCTGGGGCGGATCGGAAATTATCCACCCTTCCGGTAAATCGTTAATTCAGGCGCCCTATTTTAAGGAATTTAATTTACACTGTAAAATAGACCTGCTGGAACTAAAACACGCGCGTGTAAATACGCAACTGTTAAAAGAAGAAAATTTTGATCTGCTGCTCTACGAATTCAAGCGTATTGCCGAACAAAACAGACAATATTAA
- a CDS encoding PFL family protein — protein sequence MPIAIEEILETIRMTEVEHFDIRTVTLGINLRDCVADDLNRLKKNIYDKLMRVAGEHVKAAQKIEADFGISIANKRISVTPISIITDGFRKEDMVEVAEVLDKAADELGIDFLGGYSALVQKGCSHGELAFIQSIPEALAKTRHVCSSVNVATTRAGINMRAVKMMGQVVKETALLTADQDAIGCAKLVVFANVPEDNPFIAGAFHGVSEPEVVVNVGISGPGVILRAVKEAPDELDMAQLSDRIRRMAFKITRAGEFIGKRVAELQNVRFGIVDISLAPTPMEGDSVADILKAMGFEDVGAPGTTAALALLTDSVKRGGMMASSHVGGMSGAFIPVSEDAGMIAAAEKGHITIEKLEAMTSVCSVGLDMIAVPGETSAETISGIILDECAIGIMNNKTTAVRIIPVPGKQAGDVVDYGGLLGKAPIMPVSNLSNKIFVNRGGQYPAPSRGLRN from the coding sequence ATGCCAATTGCCATAGAAGAGATATTAGAAACCATACGCATGACGGAGGTCGAACATTTCGACATCCGCACCGTAACGCTGGGTATTAATTTACGGGACTGCGTCGCCGACGATCTTAATCGATTGAAAAAAAATATTTATGATAAATTGATGCGCGTGGCCGGTGAACATGTAAAAGCCGCTCAAAAGATTGAAGCGGATTTTGGCATTTCCATTGCTAATAAAAGAATTTCGGTAACGCCCATTTCCATCATCACCGACGGTTTTCGCAAAGAGGACATGGTAGAAGTAGCCGAAGTACTGGACAAAGCCGCCGATGAACTGGGCATCGACTTTTTAGGCGGCTATTCTGCCCTGGTGCAAAAAGGTTGTTCCCACGGCGAACTGGCCTTCATTCAATCCATTCCCGAAGCGCTGGCCAAAACCAGACACGTTTGTTCATCGGTAAATGTGGCCACCACCAGAGCGGGTATTAACATGCGGGCCGTAAAGATGATGGGCCAGGTAGTCAAAGAAACCGCTTTATTAACGGCTGATCAGGACGCCATTGGTTGCGCTAAACTGGTTGTTTTTGCCAATGTGCCGGAAGACAATCCCTTTATTGCCGGAGCGTTTCATGGCGTTTCAGAACCGGAAGTGGTGGTAAACGTGGGCATTAGCGGCCCCGGCGTTATTTTGCGCGCCGTTAAGGAAGCGCCAGATGAGCTGGATATGGCGCAGTTGAGCGATCGCATTCGGCGCATGGCCTTTAAAATAACGCGCGCCGGTGAATTTATCGGCAAGCGCGTGGCCGAACTGCAAAATGTGCGCTTTGGGATCGTGGATATTTCGCTGGCGCCTACTCCCATGGAAGGCGATTCGGTGGCCGACATTTTAAAGGCCATGGGTTTTGAAGATGTGGGCGCGCCCGGCACCACTGCCGCTCTGGCTTTGTTAACCGATTCGGTTAAAAGGGGCGGTATGATGGCCTCATCGCACGTGGGCGGCATGAGCGGCGCCTTTATCCCGGTGAGCGAAGACGCGGGCATGATCGCCGCCGCCGAAAAAGGGCACATTACCATCGAAAAATTGGAAGCCATGACCAGCGTGTGCAGCGTTGGGCTGGACATGATCGCCGTCCCCGGCGAAACCAGCGCAGAAACCATCTCCGGAATCATACTGGACGAATGCGCCATTGGCATCATGAACAATAAAACGACCGCCGTGCGCATTATTCCCGTTCCCGGTAAGCAGGCCGGCGATGTGGTGGATTACGGAGGCCTGTTAGGCAAAGCGCCCATTATGCCGGTTTCTAATCTGAGCAATAAAATTTTTGTAAATCGAGGCGGGCAGTATCCTGCGCCTTCCCGAGGTTTAAGAAACTAG